The Acanthochromis polyacanthus isolate Apoly-LR-REF ecotype Palm Island chromosome 17, KAUST_Apoly_ChrSc, whole genome shotgun sequence genome has a window encoding:
- the LOC110959228 gene encoding clathrin interactor 1: MLNMWKVRELVDKATNVVMNYSEIESKVREATNDDPWGPSGQLMGEIAKSTFMYEQFPEVMNMLWTRMLKDNKKNWRRVYKALLLLAYLIRNGSERVVTSAREHIYDLRSLENYHFIDENGKDQGINVRQKVKEMVEFIQDDDRLREERKKAKKNKDKYIGVSSDSMGGGGGSFKNSNELDRSKWDEDWDKSRGAFPFSEKLGEISDKIGSTIDDTLNKFRKKERDDSPDRISDNEEDRASRNGRQEALEFKDEEETVTTKSIQITQATETTTTTTRKRSGATSSKTLDLGAAAHYTGDKSPEEKSSIRQSSSSGLADLLVIDPSSNQSTTTGGSSDLIGGFADFSSPAASASLPTSTAAPSSNGNGEFGDWNAFSANPPVSSSSGPSPPVADLFGSVQSPTAPASNPATVPPSAELFDLMGGVNHQLNNPHTTLSASQSMTFSLGGVTPGASVALPTMPLSRSQQSLGGMPSQQPIGQQQKVGVGSQGSLGSTWSDPSVNISLDFLSAGLNPTKTPPTLNNIIQQQGVPPVNLLAQNFGGLNLSSPPHVTPIRPPANPMIAGNTMTMSMPASMATGLQGGIPVNQGMMGMNMSMNMGMAAPMMMGGMAGMSVPGVGMGLTHSITPAVVPPKQDAFANFGNFGK, encoded by the exons ATGCTGAATATGTGGAAAGTCAGAGAGCTAGTGGACAAAGC CACTAATGTGGTGATGAACTACTCAGAGATTGAGTCCAAGGTGAGAGAGGCCACCAATGACGACCCCTGGGGACCCTCTGGGCAGCTAATGGGAGAGATAGCCAA ATCTACCTTCATGTACGAGCAGTTCCCTGAGGTGATGAACATGTTGTGGACCAGGATGCTGAAGGACAACAAGAAAAACTGGAGACGAGTCTACAAG GCCCTGCTCCTGCTGGCCTATCTGATCAGGAATGGCTCTGAGAGAGTCGTCACCAGTGCCAGAGAACACATCTACGACCTGCGATCTCTAGAAAACTACCACTTCATTG ATGAGAATGGGAAGGATCAGGGTATCAATGTGCGTCAGAAAGTGAAGGAGATGGTGGAGTTCATCCAGGACGATGACAGATTGAGAGAGGAGCGGAAGAAGGCAAAGAAGAACAAAGATAAATACATCGGTGTCTCCTCGGACAGCATGGGTGGAGGAGGGGGCAGCTTTAAGAACT CTAATGAGTTGGATCGAAGCAAGTGGGATGAGGACTGGGATAAGAGCAGAGGAGCTTTCCCTTTTAGTGAGAAGCTTGGAGAAATCAGTGACAAGATAGGCAGCACCATCGACGACACGCTCAACAAGTTCAGGAAGAAGGAACGCGATGACTCACCGGACAGAATCAG TGACAATGAGGAGGACCGAGCATCGAGAAACGGTAGGCAGGAAGCCCTAGAGTTCAAAGATGAGGAGGAAACTGTCACAACGAAGAGCATCCAGATCACACAAGCGACAGAAACCACAACCACCACCACACGAAAACGTAGCGGAGCAACGAGCAGCAAGACTCTGGACCTGGGCGCTGCAGCCCACTACACTGGAGACAAGAGCCCAGAGGAGAAG TCATCAATTAGGCAGTCTTCCAGTAGCGGTCTAGCAGACCTGCTAGTGATTGACCCTTCATCCAATCAGAGCACCACAACAG gtggCAGTTCAGACCTCATTGGTGGCTTTGCTGACTTCTCCTCCCCTGCAGCCTCTGCCAGCCTCCCCACCTCCACTG CTGCTCCGTCATCCAATGGAAATGGAGAATTCGGGGACTGGAATGCCTTTTCGGCCAATCCTCCAGTTTCGTCCAGCTCTGGTCCTTCCCCGCCCGTCGCTGACCTGTTTGGCAGCGTTCAGTCACCCACAGCCCCAGCCTCCAATCCAGCAACTGTCCCACCTTCTGCTGAGCTTTTCGACCTGATGGGTGGAGTTAACCATCAGCTGAACAATCCACATACAACGCTCAGCGCCTCTCAGAGCATGACTTTCTCTCTGGGAGGAGTGACGCCAGGAGCATCAGTCGCTCTACCCACCATGCCCCTTTCTCGCTCTCAGCAG AGTTTGGGAGGCATGCCATCCCAGCAGCCCATAGGACAGCAGCAGAAGGTTGGCGTCGGAAGTCAGGGATCATTAGGGTCGACCTGGTCTGACCCCTCTGTCAACATCAGCCTCGACTTCCTTTCAGCAGGACTCAACCCCACAAAGACACCACCCACACTCAACAACATCATCCAGCAACAAG GAGTGCCTCCCGTCAATCTGTTGGCCCAGAATTTTGGAGGACTGAACCTCAGCTCTCCACCTCATGTGACACCGATAAGACCACCAGCCAATCCCATGATAGCAGGCAACACCATGACGATGAGCATGCCTGCTTCCATGGCCACGGGTTTACAGGGTGGAATTCCTGTGAACCAAGGCATGATGGGAATGAACATGAGCATGAATATGGGCATGGCCGCCCCGATGATGATGGGCGGAATGGCTGGCATGTCAGTGCCAGGAGTAGGAATGGGCCTGACACACTCCATCACCCCAGCTGTGGTCCCACCCAAACAAGATGCCTTTGCTAACTTTGGCAATTTTGGGAAATGA
- the LOC127530627 gene encoding LOW QUALITY PROTEIN: transcription factor SOX-30-like (The sequence of the model RefSeq protein was modified relative to this genomic sequence to represent the inferred CDS: substituted 1 base at 1 genomic stop codon) yields MHIFPYNCKQTNRSLNFFHRSEGNESCFQNKKGHIKRSMNAYMVWAYINRHALNKARPDASVMDTNVQLGIEXSKLSEEQQRPYYEVAHKLRIKHQQQFPDYVYSPKKKKKKKYAKRLDSEQKPEQADGQLTCLCVCIRPLYGYPNAGISVEEVPSHHYTHLQGNTIAQVAVDSEAMQSESYPCHIRQEDLSGFVRPSENLEQPDVATSRMEYDWDADDEDEDEDDDENDD; encoded by the exons ATGCACATTTTCCCCTACAACTGCAAACAAACCAATCGGTCCCTAAATTTCTTCCACAGATCTGAAGGAAATGAGTCTTGTTTCCAAAACAAGAAGGGACATATTAAACGTTCCATGAATGCCTACATGGTGTGGGCTTACATCAACCGACATGCCCTGAACAAAGCTCGTCCTGATGCCAGTGTGAtggacaccaatgttcagctGGGCATCGAGTGATCCAAGCTCAGTGAGGAACAGCAGAGGCCCTACTATGAAGTGGCTCACAAACTGAGAATCAAGCATCAGCAACAGTTCCCTG ATTATGTGTATTcccccaagaagaagaagaagaagaaatacgCCAAACGTTTAGATTCAGAGCAGAAACCAGAACAGGCAGATGGACAG TTGACGTGCTTGTGTGTATGTATCAGGCCTCTCTACGGATACCCAAATGCCGGCATCTCTGTGGAAGAAGTGCCGAGTCACCACTACACTCACCTGCAGGGGAACACCATCGCTCAGGTCGCCGTCGACAGCGAAGCCATGCAGTCAGAGTCTTATCCATGTCACATTAGGCAAGAAGATCTCTCTGGCTTTGTCAGACCCTCGGAGAACCTAGAGCAGCCTGATGTTGCCACCAGTAGGATGGAATATGATTGGGATGCTGacgatgaggatgaggatgaggatgatgatgaaaatgatgattAG